From a single Lactococcus carnosus genomic region:
- the citF gene encoding citrate lyase subunit alpha: MKNKVNRELPDEITKRYEYMPFTTSNYGGVITQRSGPKVRATTGKEKCAYTLEDVIVKTVQDGMTLSFHHHFREGDYVFNAVMRLIIDLGYKNLALAPSSLTNVMNDIVVEAIEKGVVTHITSSGMRGKLGEAVSHGALQNPIVLRSHGGRARAIETGDIKIDVAFLGVPNSDEMGNANGIVGASACGALGYTLMDAQYAQTVVLVTDHLVPYPNMPASIKQTQVDYVVEIAAVGDPDKIGSGATRFTSDPKELKIARTVNQVLTNSPYFKDGFSFQTGTGGAALAVTRFLRQSMIDQQIKASFALGGITSAMVDLLKEDLVGKLMDVQDFDRGAAQSMHENENQQEIDASWYADPANKGAMVDQLDIVILSALEIDTAFNVNVMTGSDGVIRGAIGGHQDAATANLTIIAAPLVRGRLATIVPRVTTVITPGDTIDVVVTEVGIAINPRRSDLLDSLTQIPDFPIFTIQELQAKAAAKTGIPESLTFTDKVVAFVEYRDGTLIDVINQIKD, encoded by the coding sequence TTGAAAAATAAAGTAAATCGTGAACTACCAGATGAAATCACTAAGAGATATGAGTATATGCCGTTTACGACGAGCAACTATGGGGGTGTGATCACGCAGAGAAGTGGCCCTAAAGTACGGGCAACAACAGGCAAAGAGAAATGTGCCTATACCTTAGAAGACGTCATCGTCAAAACTGTGCAAGATGGGATGACACTTTCTTTCCACCATCATTTTCGAGAAGGCGACTACGTCTTTAATGCGGTAATGCGCTTGATTATTGATCTAGGCTATAAAAATCTTGCTTTAGCACCGTCGTCCTTGACAAATGTCATGAATGATATCGTAGTAGAAGCAATAGAAAAAGGCGTCGTCACACACATTACATCCTCTGGCATGCGAGGAAAATTAGGCGAAGCGGTTTCTCATGGTGCCTTACAAAACCCGATTGTTTTACGCTCCCATGGTGGCCGTGCTAGGGCAATTGAGACAGGTGATATCAAAATAGATGTTGCCTTTCTCGGTGTGCCAAATAGCGATGAAATGGGCAATGCAAATGGCATAGTTGGCGCATCAGCATGTGGCGCTTTAGGCTATACCTTGATGGATGCACAGTATGCCCAAACCGTTGTCCTAGTCACTGATCATCTCGTCCCCTATCCCAACATGCCAGCATCAATCAAGCAAACTCAGGTTGATTATGTTGTTGAGATTGCTGCGGTTGGCGATCCAGATAAGATCGGATCTGGCGCGACCCGTTTTACCAGTGATCCTAAAGAATTAAAGATAGCCAGGACTGTGAATCAAGTCCTAACAAACTCACCCTACTTCAAGGATGGTTTCTCGTTTCAAACTGGTACTGGCGGGGCAGCTTTAGCAGTCACTCGTTTTCTACGTCAATCGATGATTGATCAACAGATCAAGGCGTCCTTTGCCTTAGGTGGGATTACCAGCGCAATGGTAGACCTGTTAAAAGAAGACCTTGTTGGTAAGCTGATGGATGTTCAAGATTTTGATCGTGGTGCTGCTCAGTCGATGCATGAGAACGAGAATCAACAAGAGATCGATGCATCTTGGTATGCGGATCCAGCTAATAAAGGTGCTATGGTTGATCAATTAGACATTGTCATTCTATCTGCCTTGGAAATCGATACAGCCTTTAATGTGAATGTTATGACAGGATCAGATGGTGTCATTCGGGGTGCCATTGGCGGACATCAAGATGCGGCGACAGCAAACTTAACGATTATCGCAGCACCTCTGGTGCGTGGTCGTCTAGCAACTATCGTACCTCGTGTCACAACAGTTATTACGCCTGGAGACACCATTGATGTGGTTGTTACAGAGGTTGGTATTGCCATCAATCCACGGCGAAGTGATTTGTTGGATAGTCTGACTCAGATTCCAGATTTTCCGATTTTCACGATACAAGAGTTGCAAGCAAAAGCAGCAGCTAAAACAGGTATACCTGAGTCCTTAACCTTTACTGATAAGGTCGTTGCCTTTGTTGAATATCGAGATGGTACGCTGATTGATGTTATCAACCAAATCAAAGACTAG
- the citE gene encoding citrate (pro-3S)-lyase subunit beta produces the protein MSKQDRLRRTMLFVPGNNPAMLKDAGIYGADAIMFDLEDAVAISEKDAARYLVYEMVKKVDFGQAELVVRINGLDTPYWKNDVRAMVKAGIDVIRLPKVETADMMTDLTIMILLAEKEFGRQAGETRVMAAIESALGILNAREIAMSCQGRMMGIALSGMDYTKDMGTHRYPDGQELYFARSMVLHAARAAKIAAFDTVFTDMNDEAGFLRETRLIHQLGYDGKSVINPRQIPLVNLVYQPTKSEILAAQTIVAASKAAAKKGSGVLSLNGQMIDRPVVLQAEKVLQLAKATHLVDTKGNDIEK, from the coding sequence ATGAGCAAACAAGATCGCTTACGTCGGACGATGCTATTTGTACCTGGCAATAACCCAGCCATGTTAAAGGATGCAGGTATTTACGGGGCAGATGCCATCATGTTTGATTTGGAGGATGCGGTAGCCATATCTGAAAAAGATGCCGCCCGTTATTTAGTCTATGAAATGGTAAAAAAAGTTGATTTTGGTCAGGCAGAGCTTGTGGTTCGTATCAATGGGTTGGATACACCGTATTGGAAAAATGATGTTCGAGCCATGGTCAAAGCGGGGATAGATGTCATCCGCTTGCCTAAAGTTGAGACAGCTGACATGATGACTGACTTAACCATCATGATTTTATTAGCAGAAAAAGAGTTTGGCCGACAAGCAGGTGAGACTAGGGTAATGGCAGCAATCGAGTCGGCGCTAGGTATCTTGAATGCCAGAGAAATTGCCATGAGTTGTCAGGGACGCATGATGGGGATCGCACTGTCGGGGATGGACTATACAAAGGATATGGGGACACATCGTTACCCAGATGGTCAAGAGCTGTATTTTGCCCGGAGTATGGTGCTTCATGCCGCGCGTGCAGCCAAAATAGCAGCATTTGATACCGTCTTTACAGATATGAATGATGAGGCGGGCTTTCTCCGTGAGACTCGGCTGATTCATCAGCTAGGCTATGATGGTAAATCGGTCATTAATCCTCGCCAAATACCCTTGGTCAATCTGGTTTATCAACCCACGAAAAGTGAAATCTTAGCTGCACAAACTATTGTCGCGGCTAGTAAAGCCGCAGCTAAAAAAGGATCAGGCGTCCTGTCGCTTAATGGTCAAATGATTGACCGTCCTGTCGTTTTACAGGCAGAAAAAGTTCTACAGCTGGCTAAAGCAACTCACCTTGTGGATACGAAAGGAAATGATATTGAAAAATAA
- a CDS encoding NAD(P)-dependent malic enzyme, whose translation MLYIIPIVEGKALIYKRFSGVDALPLAINQVPIVEFVETITNIAKSFAGIHLEDIAAPRCFEIEAKLKAALDIPVYHDDQTGTAIVVLAALMNAARVVDKAITELRVLIHGVGASGLATAKLLYRFGITQLTLVDIHGKITENDARYNHYQRQFSATIHQGQGQSLDELISGQDVFIGLSDGDVLSVQQVSRMADDCIVFALANPCPEIAPDLAKAAGVKIMATGSSQYPNQVNNLLVFPGLFKGLLETHLKTVDEGLQIKVAQALSNLTVKPEVDNLIADVFDEGVVATVVSAVKAYASDK comes from the coding sequence TTGCTGTACATCATACCGATTGTGGAAGGAAAAGCGTTAATTTATAAGCGGTTTTCTGGTGTCGATGCCCTACCTTTAGCAATTAATCAAGTCCCAATAGTAGAATTTGTCGAGACGATTACAAACATAGCTAAGAGTTTTGCAGGCATTCATTTAGAAGATATTGCTGCACCAAGATGTTTTGAAATAGAAGCAAAGTTAAAAGCAGCTCTTGATATTCCTGTTTATCATGATGATCAAACGGGGACAGCCATCGTTGTCTTAGCAGCATTAATGAACGCGGCAAGGGTTGTCGATAAAGCAATCACAGAGTTAAGGGTCTTGATTCATGGTGTAGGAGCATCAGGACTTGCAACAGCGAAATTGCTCTATCGGTTCGGGATCACACAGTTGACCTTGGTTGATATCCACGGCAAAATCACAGAAAATGATGCACGATATAATCATTATCAGCGACAATTTTCAGCGACAATTCATCAAGGGCAAGGGCAGAGCTTGGATGAGTTGATTTCAGGACAGGATGTGTTTATTGGTTTATCTGATGGGGATGTATTATCTGTGCAACAAGTCAGTCGCATGGCAGATGACTGCATTGTTTTTGCCTTGGCCAACCCCTGTCCAGAAATTGCACCAGACCTTGCTAAAGCAGCAGGTGTGAAAATTATGGCAACTGGGTCATCACAATACCCGAATCAGGTCAATAACTTACTTGTATTTCCAGGCCTTTTTAAAGGGTTACTAGAAACGCACTTAAAAACAGTAGATGAAGGCTTACAAATCAAGGTTGCACAAGCTTTGAGTAACTTAACAGTCAAACCAGAAGTAGATAATCTGATTGCTGATGTCTTTGATGAAGGCGTAGTGGCTACAGTCGTCTCAGCCGTCAAGGCATATGCATCAGACAAATAG
- a CDS encoding helix-turn-helix domain-containing protein codes for MLPERLKTLRLETKLTQKQVAQHFGISQQSYALWENGKRNPKHLQTIANFFNVSTDYLLGDTDVKTPVRLDDDLDIALDSFKSFDGKTMTENDRETIRDALKEMFKDK; via the coding sequence ATGTTACCAGAAAGGTTGAAAACGCTACGTTTAGAAACTAAGCTAACTCAAAAACAAGTTGCCCAACACTTTGGTATTTCCCAACAGTCCTATGCTCTATGGGAAAATGGCAAAAGAAATCCTAAACATCTACAAACAATCGCAAATTTCTTCAATGTCTCCACAGATTATCTATTAGGAGATACTGATGTCAAAACACCCGTTAGACTGGATGATGACCTTGATATTGCACTGGACTCATTCAAATCTTTTGATGGTAAAACGATGACAGAAAATGATCGTGAGACGATTCGGGACGCTCTCAAAGAGATGTTTAAAGATAAATGA
- a CDS encoding GNAT family N-acetyltransferase, whose translation MIKKITRHIKDMGIEVRYVALDSNGFFGCFNSKPIIMINAQLDVITTAVTLLHEVAHFLNGDYDKAISNRLQNNNMEYEANRFMIQKVLFLLDREHDFTPQTNYYQIIHSLALPSHLNTVVYDELAKLIQDKYGIDADKAAYQYYQSAQESANYISSYRKVVPMTKNYFKMPIDDRLSFLFPEFRMAKELYTLIDSDRAHIGEFLNFVEVSKDHTSQEAYFKLKLSGMANQTDALYVLALDDKLIGCVDLHGMDLLANKAEIGYWLHSSYVNQGIMSKAIHQLCTYAFHNLGLNRLAIVADVANIASNQVALKNGFTFVGTEKEVAIKSGNYRDHNHYYLLKRDFMATTLDK comes from the coding sequence ATGATAAAAAAAATTACACGACATATCAAGGATATGGGCATTGAGGTAAGGTACGTAGCACTCGACAGTAATGGTTTCTTCGGATGCTTTAATAGCAAGCCTATCATCATGATTAACGCGCAATTGGATGTCATCACAACAGCCGTTACGCTCTTACACGAGGTAGCCCATTTTCTAAATGGCGATTATGATAAGGCAATTTCAAACCGATTGCAAAACAACAACATGGAATATGAGGCCAATCGCTTCATGATTCAAAAGGTACTATTCCTGCTAGATCGAGAACATGACTTCACCCCTCAGACAAATTATTATCAAATCATCCATAGCCTGGCACTGCCTTCACATCTTAATACAGTCGTCTATGACGAATTAGCTAAGCTAATTCAGGATAAATATGGTATTGATGCCGATAAAGCAGCATATCAGTACTATCAAAGCGCCCAAGAAAGTGCAAACTATATCAGTAGCTACAGAAAGGTAGTCCCTATGACAAAAAACTATTTCAAGATGCCAATAGATGACAGATTAAGTTTCCTCTTTCCAGAATTTCGCATGGCTAAGGAACTCTATACCTTGATTGATTCTGATCGTGCACATATCGGTGAATTTTTAAATTTTGTTGAGGTATCTAAGGATCATACAAGTCAAGAAGCCTATTTCAAGCTCAAGCTATCCGGTATGGCTAATCAAACAGATGCACTATATGTACTTGCGCTCGACGATAAACTCATCGGCTGTGTCGATCTACATGGCATGGATTTGCTAGCAAACAAAGCAGAAATCGGCTATTGGCTACATTCCAGCTATGTCAATCAGGGGATTATGTCAAAAGCCATCCATCAACTTTGTACCTATGCCTTTCATAACTTAGGGCTTAATCGGCTTGCAATCGTTGCTGATGTGGCTAATATAGCCAGTAATCAAGTTGCCTTAAAAAATGGCTTTACTTTCGTCGGTACTGAAAAAGAAGTCGCCATCAAATCTGGTAACTATAGAGATCATAATCACTATTATTTACTCAAGCGTGATTTTATGGCAACTACTCTGGATAAGTAA
- a CDS encoding GNAT family N-acetyltransferase — MIENAFKQQIGNPIQNWTSRPQPKKIVLEGQYCRLVPVTVGEHLADLYHVYGPESQLSNWTYLPFERFEDLASFEVHLTSMSQSEEQLHYAIIDKISGKALGSLALMRIDRQQGSAEVGYVIYSDSLKSTRVATEAQFLLASYVFDDLGYRRYEWKCDALNGPSVAAALRLGFSKEGTFRQALVYKGRNRDTTWLSMLDIEWPQHKKQLLAWLNPNNFTPDGRQKKRLKEMN, encoded by the coding sequence ATGATAGAAAATGCGTTTAAACAACAAATAGGAAACCCAATCCAAAATTGGACTAGTCGACCACAGCCTAAAAAGATAGTACTTGAAGGCCAGTATTGTCGACTAGTACCTGTTACCGTAGGTGAACATCTGGCAGACCTATATCATGTCTATGGCCCTGAAAGTCAACTGAGCAATTGGACCTACTTGCCTTTTGAGCGCTTTGAGGACCTAGCCTCCTTTGAAGTGCATTTGACGTCGATGAGCCAATCTGAAGAGCAGCTACATTACGCAATTATAGACAAAATAAGCGGCAAGGCATTAGGCAGTCTAGCATTGATGCGGATAGATAGGCAACAAGGTAGTGCTGAGGTAGGTTATGTCATTTATTCAGATAGCCTCAAGTCGACTCGTGTCGCGACAGAAGCCCAGTTTCTGCTAGCAAGCTATGTTTTTGACGACCTAGGCTATCGCAGATATGAATGGAAATGCGATGCCTTAAATGGCCCATCCGTTGCTGCAGCCCTACGCTTGGGATTTTCTAAAGAGGGGACGTTTAGACAAGCACTTGTCTATAAGGGACGAAATAGAGATACGACTTGGCTGTCGATGTTGGACATTGAATGGCCTCAGCACAAGAAGCAACTGCTGGCTTGGTTAAATCCAAATAATTTCACGCCTGATGGTAGGCAAAAGAAACGGCTTAAGGAGATGAACTAA
- a CDS encoding 8-oxo-dGTP diphosphatase — MENIISFVNICVKKGDHILLINRQHDHFKGWIPPGGKVIFPESFFEAAVRELEEETGLVATNLVLKGISGFTNEGAYERHVYYDFLCTAFSGSLKASREGIPKWWPIRSLETLPMQAEIRQRLPLYFRPGSFESINYWDNDTKVISKNSTKLYD, encoded by the coding sequence ATGGAAAATATTATCAGTTTTGTTAATATCTGCGTCAAAAAAGGCGATCATATCTTATTAATTAATCGACAGCACGATCACTTTAAGGGCTGGATTCCACCTGGTGGCAAAGTTATCTTTCCAGAAAGCTTTTTTGAGGCTGCAGTAAGAGAACTTGAAGAAGAAACAGGACTTGTGGCCACAAACTTAGTCTTAAAAGGCATCTCTGGTTTTACCAATGAGGGGGCTTATGAGCGACACGTCTACTATGACTTCCTCTGCACAGCATTTTCTGGTTCACTGAAAGCATCTCGCGAAGGCATCCCAAAATGGTGGCCAATTCGTTCACTTGAAACCTTGCCAATGCAAGCAGAAATTAGGCAGAGACTTCCCCTCTATTTTAGGCCAGGTAGTTTTGAAAGTATCAACTACTGGGATAATGATACCAAGGTAATCTCAAAAAATAGTACTAAGTTGTATGATTAG
- a CDS encoding XRE family transcriptional regulator → MSISKNLRALRHMHGLSQGDVARQIGVSRPAYGFWEKGTTKPKADKLAKLASLFDVTLSALTKDTKDELIAVYDRLTEMRQEKVLSYTTLQEQEQIRDLASSKIRPLFPNQVYEKLSAGTGFGYFDDGAYDTVYSDKPYDYDFASWVFGDSMEPEFENGSVALIIDTSFDYDGAVYAIEWDGQTYIKHVYKEASGLRLVSSNPKYKDKFAPFDEEPRIIGKIIGNFVPIDKES, encoded by the coding sequence ATGAGCATCAGTAAAAATCTACGCGCTTTGCGCCACATGCATGGCTTAAGTCAGGGAGATGTCGCTAGACAGATTGGCGTTTCAAGACCTGCCTATGGCTTTTGGGAAAAGGGAACGACAAAGCCTAAGGCGGATAAGTTAGCCAAGTTAGCCAGCTTATTTGATGTGACACTCTCGGCACTTACCAAAGATACAAAGGACGAGTTGATTGCCGTCTATGATCGCTTAACTGAGATGCGCCAAGAAAAGGTATTGTCTTATACGACCTTGCAAGAACAGGAGCAAATTCGTGATCTTGCGAGCAGTAAGATTAGACCACTTTTTCCAAACCAAGTCTATGAAAAGTTATCGGCAGGAACAGGATTCGGCTATTTTGACGATGGGGCCTACGACACGGTCTATTCTGACAAGCCCTATGACTATGATTTTGCATCCTGGGTATTTGGTGACTCCATGGAGCCTGAGTTTGAAAATGGATCTGTTGCCCTCATCATAGATACTAGCTTTGACTATGATGGTGCTGTTTATGCTATCGAATGGGATGGGCAAACCTATATCAAACATGTCTACAAGGAAGCTAGTGGTCTTCGTCTGGTCTCCTCAAACCCTAAATATAAGGACAAGTTTGCCCCATTTGATGAAGAACCGCGGATTATAGGGAAGATTATCGGTAACTTTGTGCCGATAGACAAGGAAAGTTAA
- a CDS encoding Y-family DNA polymerase: MITPDFDYSKEQHRAIAFIDMKSFYASVECVARGLDPLTTSLCVMSHAANSSGLILASSPTFKHVFGKANVSRSRDLPFYMTTKKFNYQRYYQTATRDWLGKSAAPAKAQVAFIESWAKQTIVTPPRMSAYIEKNMEIQHIIQDFVALDEICWYSIDEGFVDLTSSLNYFYPDATLHPAQKLDLLCRDIQQAILEKTGIYSTIGMSIGNPLLAKLALDNAAKLAPNMRALWTYANIETTVWQIPNLTDFWGINRRTEKRLHRLGIRSVYDLAHTHPAILKKEFGILGVQLFCHANGIDESTVFERYEAKAKTISNSQTLPRDYTNQREIELVLAELAEQVAIRLRQAKKKTGLVALYVGYGFSDATPSIHGQMSIEPTNSTETLTRFIRSIFRDKYEAGAVRRIAISYGQLCEDNFELISLFETDSLAKKHDTMQDVIDAIRQKYGFLSLQKATMLSAGSRAIARSQLVGGHSAGGLDGLS, from the coding sequence ATGATTACACCCGATTTTGATTACAGTAAAGAACAGCACCGAGCGATTGCTTTTATCGATATGAAATCCTTCTATGCTAGTGTTGAGTGTGTGGCACGCGGTCTTGATCCTTTAACCACCTCCTTATGTGTCATGAGTCACGCTGCCAATTCTAGTGGTTTAATTCTAGCTAGTTCACCTACCTTCAAACACGTATTTGGCAAAGCAAACGTCAGTCGAAGTCGTGATCTTCCTTTTTATATGACAACAAAAAAGTTTAACTACCAAAGATATTATCAAACCGCGACTAGAGACTGGCTAGGCAAATCAGCTGCTCCCGCTAAAGCACAAGTTGCCTTTATCGAATCTTGGGCAAAACAAACGATTGTCACGCCACCTCGGATGTCCGCCTATATCGAGAAAAACATGGAGATTCAGCATATCATCCAAGACTTTGTTGCCTTGGATGAAATTTGTTGGTATTCGATTGATGAAGGCTTTGTTGATTTAACAAGTTCGCTTAACTACTTCTATCCAGATGCTACCCTACATCCGGCACAAAAACTTGACTTACTGTGCCGTGATATCCAGCAAGCAATCTTAGAAAAGACGGGGATTTATTCGACGATTGGTATGAGTATTGGCAATCCCTTACTAGCGAAACTAGCCTTGGATAATGCCGCAAAACTAGCACCAAATATGCGTGCGCTGTGGACCTATGCCAATATTGAAACGACAGTGTGGCAGATTCCAAACCTAACTGATTTTTGGGGGATTAACAGGAGAACGGAAAAACGCTTGCATCGACTAGGAATTAGGTCTGTCTATGACTTGGCACATACGCATCCGGCTATTTTAAAAAAGGAGTTTGGTATTTTAGGTGTCCAACTCTTCTGCCACGCAAACGGCATAGATGAATCAACTGTGTTTGAGCGGTATGAAGCTAAGGCTAAAACGATTAGTAACTCACAGACTTTACCACGAGACTACACCAACCAAAGAGAGATTGAACTTGTCTTGGCCGAATTAGCCGAGCAGGTCGCCATCCGACTACGTCAGGCAAAGAAAAAAACAGGATTAGTTGCCTTATATGTCGGTTATGGATTTTCTGATGCCACCCCATCCATTCACGGACAAATGAGCATTGAACCGACCAATAGTACAGAAACATTGACTCGATTCATCCGCTCTATTTTTCGCGATAAGTACGAGGCTGGTGCCGTTAGAAGAATCGCCATCTCTTATGGTCAACTTTGTGAGGATAATTTTGAACTCATTTCCTTATTTGAAACGGATAGCCTTGCTAAAAAACACGATACAATGCAAGATGTCATCGATGCTATTCGACAGAAGTACGGCTTTTTATCCCTGCAGAAGGCAACTATGTTGAGCGCAGGATCTAGAGCAATAGCGCGTAGTCAATTAGTCGGTGGACATTCAGCTGGTGGATTGGATGGCCTGTCATGA
- a CDS encoding KH domain-containing protein produces the protein MDLDVQELVLTIVKPLTTDPDSVKIDVVAGEEFTEFHLHVAEQDMGRVIGKQGRIIQAIRTLVYSVPVEGKKIRLLVDK, from the coding sequence ATGGATTTAGATGTACAAGAGTTGGTATTAACGATTGTCAAACCATTAACGACTGATCCTGACAGTGTCAAAATTGACGTTGTAGCGGGTGAGGAGTTTACAGAATTTCACCTCCATGTTGCTGAACAAGATATGGGTCGGGTAATCGGCAAACAAGGCAGAATTATCCAAGCGATCAGAACGCTTGTCTATTCTGTCCCAGTTGAAGGTAAGAAAATTAGATTACTAGTTGATAAATAA
- the rpsP gene encoding 30S ribosomal protein S16: MSVKIRLTRMGSKKKPFYRINVADSRAPRDGRFIETVGTYNPLVTLENQVTLKEDRVLEWLGNGAQPSDTVKNILSKAGVMKKFHEAKYASK; encoded by the coding sequence ATGTCTGTAAAAATTCGTTTGACTCGTATGGGTTCTAAGAAAAAACCTTTCTACCGTATTAACGTTGCTGATTCACGTGCACCACGTGATGGCCGTTTCATCGAAACTGTTGGTACGTACAACCCACTTGTTACACTTGAAAATCAAGTAACTTTAAAAGAAGATCGTGTTCTTGAGTGGCTTGGAAATGGCGCACAACCTTCTGACACTGTTAAAAACATTTTGTCAAAAGCTGGCGTTATGAAAAAATTCCACGAAGCAAAATACGCTTCAAAATAA
- the guaC gene encoding GMP reductase: MNNLPVFDYEDIQLVPNKCIINSRSEADTSVKLGTHTFKLPVVPANMQTIIDEPIAEYLAKNSYFYVMHRFDEAARLPFIKKMQAQGLIASISVGVKDYEYAFIDELKAQDAIPEFITIDIAHGHSDSVIRMIKYIKETIPESFVIAGNVGTPEGVRELENAGADATKVGIGPGKVCITKVKTGFGTGGWQLAALRWCAKAARKPIIADGGIRTHGDIAKSIRFGASFVMIGSLFAGHEESPGKTITKDGNLYKEYFGSASEYQKGEKKNVEGKKILVPHKGHLQDTLTEITQDLQSSISYAGGRDLESLTKVDYVIVKNSIWNGDSI; encoded by the coding sequence ATGAATAATTTACCAGTTTTTGATTATGAAGATATCCAACTTGTCCCTAACAAGTGTATTATCAATAGTAGAAGTGAGGCTGATACATCAGTCAAACTTGGTACACATACCTTTAAATTACCCGTCGTGCCAGCTAATATGCAAACGATTATCGATGAACCGATTGCTGAATATTTGGCTAAAAATAGTTATTTTTATGTCATGCATCGTTTTGACGAGGCAGCGCGTCTACCATTCATTAAAAAAATGCAAGCGCAAGGCCTGATTGCCTCTATCTCAGTTGGCGTAAAAGACTATGAATATGCCTTTATCGATGAGTTGAAAGCACAAGATGCTATCCCTGAATTTATCACGATTGATATCGCACATGGTCATTCTGACAGTGTGATCCGTATGATTAAATACATTAAAGAGACCATTCCAGAATCATTTGTCATTGCAGGTAATGTTGGGACACCAGAAGGTGTTCGTGAGCTTGAAAATGCTGGTGCTGATGCAACTAAAGTAGGCATCGGACCAGGTAAAGTCTGTATCACCAAAGTAAAAACTGGCTTTGGGACAGGTGGCTGGCAGTTGGCTGCCCTTCGCTGGTGTGCTAAGGCAGCACGTAAACCGATTATTGCTGATGGTGGTATTCGGACACATGGTGATATTGCGAAATCAATTCGTTTTGGTGCAAGTTTTGTGATGATTGGGTCACTTTTTGCAGGACATGAAGAAAGCCCTGGTAAGACCATCACTAAGGATGGTAACCTTTATAAAGAGTACTTTGGATCAGCATCTGAATACCAAAAAGGTGAGAAAAAAAATGTTGAAGGTAAAAAAATTCTTGTGCCCCATAAAGGCCATTTGCAAGATACTTTGACTGAAATCACACAAGATTTACAAAGTTCAATTTCTTATGCCGGCGGTCGTGATCTAGAAAGCTTAACAAAAGTTGATTACGTCATCGTTAAAAATTCGATTTGGAATGGTGATAGTATCTAA